Proteins from a genomic interval of Trichoderma breve strain T069 chromosome 2, whole genome shotgun sequence:
- a CDS encoding mitochondrial large subunit ribosomal protein (Img2) domain-containing protein has product MSYLMPRALPLRSASLYRPAVQTRINAFASRSPFLSTLQAASISTKPSSRQNPNQKLKIPPHLRQLSRAPVPPPTKTPEELVSLGYIVRRTPSVQLPIYRRWQSGGTRQVVLIKKVDGDRVRLLEDLVGGLGVAREDVRINPTTQHIELKGDYFDKARGWLLERGF; this is encoded by the exons ATGAGTTACCTTATGCCTAGAGCTCTCCCTTTGAGGAGTGCAAGTCTCTATAGGCCTGCAGTACAGACGCGAATCAACGCCTTCGCATCAAGATCTCCATTCCTTTCCACCCTCCAAGCAGCATCCATCTCGACAAAGCCCTCGTCTCGACAAAACCCCAaccagaagctcaagattcCCCCTCATTTGCGTCAATTGAGTCGCGCCCCTGTACCTCCGCCAACCAAAACACCAGAAGAGCTCGTTAGCCTTGGCTATATAGTGCGCCGTACACCTTCTGTCCAGCTCCCTATATACCGGAGGTGGCAGTCAGGCGGCACACGCCAGGTGGTTTTGATTAAGAAGGTCGACGGTGATCGTGTACGGCTATTAGAGGATCTAGTTGGTGGCCTTGGTGTCGCTAGAGAGGATGTGCGGATCAACCCAACAACACAGCACATAGAATTAAAG GGTGATTATTTCGACAAGGCTAGGGGGTGGCTG